In one window of Gouania willdenowi chromosome 8, fGouWil2.1, whole genome shotgun sequence DNA:
- the LOC114469063 gene encoding nucleoside diphosphate kinase A 2-like, whose product MERTFVAVKPDGVQRGLCGEIIKRFEHRGFKLVAAKFVQASEDHMKKHYLDLKDTPFYAGLCKYMSSGPVFAMVWEGQNIVKLVRMMLGETNPHDSKPGSIRGDLCVNIGRNIIHGSDTLENAKTEVDLWFKAEEFVNYTSCFQPFLYE is encoded by the exons ATGGAGCGAACCTTTGTGGCGGTGAAGCCTGACGGCGTTCAGCGAGGTCTGTGTGGTGAGATCATCAAGCGCTTTGAACACCGAGGATTCAAACTGGTAGCAGCCAAGTTTGTCCAG gcctcTGAGGATCACATGAAGAAACACTACCTGGACCTGAAGGACACACCCTTCTACGCCGGACTGTGTAAATACATGTCTTCAGGTCCCGTGTTCGCtatg GTGTGGGAGGGGCAGAACATCGTTAAACTGGTGAGGATGATGCTCGGGGAGACCAACCCTCACGACTCCAAACCAGGAAGTATCAGAGGAGATTTGTGTGTCAACATtggcag gaaCATCATCCATGGCAGTGACACTCTGGAAAACGCTAAGACGGAGGTCGACCTTTGGTTCAAAGCTGAGGAGTTTGTTAACTACACTTCCTGTTTCCAGCCCTTCCTTTATGAGTaa